From Methanolobus chelungpuianus, a single genomic window includes:
- the lysS gene encoding lysine--tRNA ligase, translating into MADITHWADVVAEEVLARGKKHLVATGITPSGHIHIGNMREVVTADAAYRALLDKGTQAEFVYIADTYDPLRKVYPFLDESYAEHVGKPLSNVPCPCGKHASYSEHYLEPFLGALKRLGIHPTVYRADELYKQGVYTDAIKKALVKRDEIAAILKNVSGKTPAETWNPFNPICSNCGKINTTIVTCFDLDAETVDYKCSCGHSGTVPMKGGGKLTWRVDWPARWKALGVTVEPYGKDHASKGGSYDTGVLIAKEVFGYDAPFPIVYEWIMLGNEGAMSSSSGVVVSIADMLKVVPPEVLRYLIIRTKPEKHIKFDPGQPLLTLVDEFERLHSIDNPGSYEKRILELSHAVGICHTDIPFKHMITIYQAAGGDFGKIMRIVKRAGYDTKNEKCIKELADNVGNWLEMYAPAFAKFSVKDELPVQAASLSELQRAFLASFSKMISLQAELSGEDYHNLVYSAKDQDSELTREMASILGISPDQVQADPKDLFKAVYTAVLGQQSGPKAGWFLSSLEKDFLVERFSEAANYKP; encoded by the coding sequence ATGGCAGATATTACACACTGGGCGGATGTAGTTGCAGAAGAGGTCCTTGCCAGGGGCAAGAAGCACCTTGTTGCTACAGGAATAACGCCATCAGGTCATATTCATATAGGCAATATGCGCGAGGTCGTAACAGCGGATGCAGCATACAGGGCTCTTCTCGACAAAGGTACGCAGGCTGAATTCGTCTACATCGCTGATACTTACGATCCCCTCAGGAAGGTATATCCTTTCCTTGACGAAAGCTACGCAGAGCATGTGGGCAAACCCCTGTCCAATGTGCCATGTCCCTGTGGGAAGCATGCTAGTTATTCCGAACACTACCTCGAGCCTTTCCTTGGTGCCCTTAAAAGGCTGGGGATACATCCCACTGTCTACAGGGCGGATGAACTCTACAAGCAGGGAGTCTACACGGATGCTATCAAGAAGGCTCTTGTGAAAAGGGATGAGATCGCAGCCATCCTCAAGAACGTTTCAGGCAAAACCCCTGCAGAAACATGGAATCCCTTTAACCCCATATGCAGCAACTGCGGTAAGATCAACACGACAATTGTCACATGTTTTGACCTGGATGCAGAGACAGTGGATTATAAGTGCTCCTGCGGTCACTCCGGCACTGTTCCAATGAAAGGCGGAGGCAAGCTCACATGGCGTGTGGACTGGCCTGCAAGATGGAAGGCTCTCGGAGTTACTGTGGAACCCTACGGTAAGGACCATGCCTCCAAGGGCGGCTCCTACGATACCGGCGTGCTGATAGCAAAGGAAGTGTTCGGTTACGATGCCCCCTTCCCAATAGTCTATGAGTGGATCATGCTGGGTAACGAGGGTGCCATGTCCTCATCATCAGGTGTCGTTGTTTCCATAGCCGATATGTTAAAGGTCGTGCCTCCCGAAGTGCTCAGGTACCTGATCATCCGTACCAAGCCAGAGAAGCACATCAAGTTCGATCCGGGACAGCCCCTGCTGACCCTCGTTGACGAATTCGAGCGCCTGCATTCTATTGACAACCCCGGCTCCTACGAGAAGAGGATACTGGAACTGTCCCATGCAGTAGGCATATGCCACACGGATATCCCATTCAAGCATATGATCACGATCTACCAGGCCGCAGGCGGGGATTTCGGGAAGATCATGCGCATCGTCAAAAGGGCAGGATATGACACGAAGAACGAGAAATGCATTAAGGAGCTGGCTGACAATGTAGGCAACTGGCTTGAGATGTATGCGCCTGCGTTTGCAAAGTTCAGCGTGAAAGATGAGCTTCCGGTACAGGCAGCCAGCCTTTCCGAGCTACAGAGGGCTTTCCTGGCATCTTTCTCAAAGATGATTTCCCTGCAGGCTGAATTGAGCGGGGAGGACTATCACAACCTTGTCTATTCGGCAAAGGACCAGGATTCAGAACTGACCCGGGAAATGGCAAGCATACTGGGTATCAGTCCTGACCAGGTACAAGCGGATCCCAAGGACCTTTTCAAAGCAGTCTATACTGCAGTGCTCGGACAGCAGTCCGGTCCCAAAGCAGGCTGGTTCCTCTCTTCCCTGGAAAAGGATTTCCTGGTGGAGCGCTTCAGCGAGGCTGCAAACTATAAGCCCTGA
- a CDS encoding C15orf41 family protein: MDINTYEEIYSSLQGVDDIDRVSEKFSQPVGVIYSILNQKTVTNVKKNFSRVQERSGRHVAMWQKGTTIVQIARKNKIPATLMATMILAELGIPKKSFMKNIDELPDMRLKKEVKEAMLSDHFFSPQAHEVHMVKGKMGESILEQWLQSKGISFRTENDLREMGVAKTPDFLLEEPLEINGKKIKWIESKALFGDEKEHHYYMKKQFTDYEGNFGTGMVVYWYGFLDDIKMDGHLVKDYTFFIGQSVTIDELLNHGLQW, from the coding sequence ATGGATATCAATACCTATGAAGAGATTTACAGTTCCCTGCAGGGGGTTGATGATATTGACAGGGTTTCAGAGAAGTTCTCACAACCCGTGGGTGTCATATACTCCATATTGAACCAGAAGACGGTCACGAACGTAAAGAAGAACTTTTCCCGTGTGCAGGAAAGAAGTGGCAGGCATGTTGCCATGTGGCAGAAGGGCACAACCATCGTCCAGATCGCGCGGAAGAACAAGATCCCCGCAACCCTCATGGCTACCATGATCCTAGCCGAGCTGGGCATTCCAAAGAAATCCTTCATGAAGAACATTGACGAGCTTCCTGACATGCGGCTTAAAAAAGAAGTTAAGGAAGCCATGCTTTCGGACCATTTCTTCTCTCCGCAGGCCCATGAAGTCCATATGGTCAAAGGTAAAATGGGTGAGTCCATACTGGAGCAGTGGCTTCAGAGTAAGGGAATATCTTTCAGGACGGAGAATGACCTCCGGGAAATGGGAGTTGCAAAAACACCGGATTTCCTGCTGGAAGAGCCCCTGGAGATAAATGGCAAAAAAATAAAGTGGATAGAGAGCAAGGCTCTGTTTGGTGATGAAAAGGAACACCACTATTATATGAAAAAACAATTCACCGATTACGAAGGCAATTTCGGCACCGGTATGGTGGTTTACTGGTACGGCTTCCTTGATGATATAAAGATGGACGGACACCTTGTCAAAGACTACACTTTCTTTATTGGGCAGTCCGTCACGATCGATGAATTACTAAACCACGGCCTTCAGTGGTAG
- a CDS encoding class I SAM-dependent methyltransferase, which produces MDTRSHILAWDEEYRHVRWGGPRPVSAVEKEVLPGSLVLDAGCGNGRYLLPLSKKYDVVGADVSMNALSEARSYLARSDRHAECIASTLTALPFSANSFDAVVCYGVMQHLFESERTLAAEEIRRVLKPSGILFIEVFGTDDMRFGGHEVEHNTFLRNGGIIYHYFTEQELVSLLGGFVQVDLQSIRTEKTFNGELHTRHLIKGKASLQKAIPR; this is translated from the coding sequence ATGGATACGAGATCGCACATCCTTGCCTGGGATGAGGAATACAGGCATGTGAGATGGGGAGGCCCAAGGCCTGTCTCTGCTGTTGAGAAGGAAGTCCTCCCGGGCTCCCTCGTGCTGGATGCCGGATGCGGTAACGGAAGGTACTTGCTCCCTCTCTCTAAAAAGTACGATGTCGTGGGCGCCGATGTTTCAATGAATGCACTATCGGAGGCAAGGTCCTACCTTGCCAGAAGTGACAGGCATGCCGAGTGCATTGCTTCTACGCTCACTGCTCTCCCTTTTTCTGCCAACTCCTTTGATGCGGTAGTGTGCTATGGGGTCATGCAGCACCTGTTCGAAAGCGAGAGGACACTTGCAGCCGAAGAGATAAGAAGGGTGCTGAAACCTTCGGGAATCCTGTTCATAGAGGTGTTCGGCACCGATGATATGAGATTTGGGGGGCATGAGGTAGAGCACAACACTTTCTTAAGGAACGGTGGCATAATCTATCATTATTTTACGGAACAGGAATTGGTCTCATTGCTCGGTGGATTTGTACAGGTGGACCTTCAAAGCATAAGGACGGAAAAAACGTTCAATGGCGAGCTTCACACCCGCCACCTCATAAAGGGAAAGGCCAGCCTTCAAAAGGCAATACCAAGGTAG
- a CDS encoding DUF7490 domain-containing protein: MKKRDREIRLILILFITASVAASSGCLKDFEESSNYGITDIEISANSIKSSYAELNVTAYIDNRGGDSKENTTLLLKAFSEQTGLLELSRETQVGVIQKGSTKAVSQSLVLPKDGSYRLVLVLYEGGQKKADSRITIRNLSGMPTDLQDVGIQISSMDFMVKNVTAGKVIIENDIYLKNEGTRTTNDYRVLVKAREIDARLIADKEWTSTGRIEPEATAIRAVSLTVPDGYNYVVEVSVWNGDTLVKTGEDYVQLNPQKVISKKQTVQTKTIQTSDFVIEDAYEDEMPVNEIPAEEESPGFGSVMAIVAILSALIIIRRGKHE; the protein is encoded by the coding sequence ATGAAAAAAAGGGATAGAGAAATACGTCTTATTCTTATTCTATTTATCACCGCATCCGTTGCTGCTTCCAGCGGATGCCTCAAGGATTTTGAAGAGAGCAGTAATTACGGGATAACGGATATCGAGATATCTGCCAACAGTATAAAAAGCTCCTATGCCGAACTGAACGTAACGGCTTACATAGACAACAGAGGAGGGGACAGCAAAGAGAACACGACCCTGCTTCTTAAAGCTTTCAGCGAGCAGACAGGACTGCTTGAACTGAGCCGGGAAACGCAGGTCGGCGTTATTCAGAAAGGCAGCACAAAAGCTGTGAGCCAGTCCCTCGTGCTTCCGAAGGACGGCAGTTACAGGCTGGTGCTGGTCCTGTATGAGGGCGGACAGAAGAAAGCCGATTCAAGGATCACTATCCGTAATCTCTCCGGCATGCCCACAGACCTGCAGGATGTTGGTATCCAGATCAGCAGCATGGACTTCATGGTGAAGAACGTCACAGCCGGGAAAGTCATCATTGAGAATGATATCTACCTGAAGAACGAGGGGACAAGGACCACTAACGATTACAGGGTACTTGTCAAGGCAAGGGAGATAGATGCCCGGCTCATTGCAGATAAGGAGTGGACGTCCACCGGCAGGATAGAGCCTGAAGCAACGGCCATCAGGGCAGTCAGCCTCACAGTCCCTGACGGTTACAACTACGTGGTGGAGGTCAGCGTATGGAACGGGGATACCCTGGTAAAAACAGGAGAGGACTATGTGCAGCTGAACCCCCAGAAAGTGATCAGCAAGAAGCAGACGGTTCAGACGAAAACTATCCAGACAAGCGATTTTGTGATTGAGGATGCGTATGAGGACGAGATGCCGGTGAATGAAATTCCAGCAGAGGAAGAAAGCCCCGGATTCGGATCTGTTATGGCAATCGTGGCTATCTTATCCGCACTGATAATTATAAGGAGGGGAAAGCATGAGTGA
- a CDS encoding class I SAM-dependent methyltransferase has protein sequence MEEITIDELDFALINEFFTELERQGPGSAEETIRALAFIGNLSNKTKIADLGCGTGFQTTVLAQNTEATITALDLYAGSIDKLNATAGKLGLQDRVKGIVGSMDSLPFQNEEFDLIWSEGAIANIGFEKGLNYWKGFLKKDGYIAVTYESWFTDERPAEIEKWWLDAVPEIGTIGYNISIMQKTGYIPVAAFILPENCWTDYYFIPQKARQEEFLKKHAGNKTVEDMIAFMRREAELYSKYKQYYGYVFYIGKKM, from the coding sequence ATGGAAGAAATAACAATCGACGAACTCGATTTTGCCCTCATCAATGAATTTTTCACAGAGCTTGAGCGGCAGGGACCCGGCAGCGCCGAAGAAACCATCAGGGCATTAGCTTTTATCGGGAATCTTTCAAACAAAACAAAAATTGCCGATTTAGGCTGCGGCACAGGCTTTCAAACAACGGTCCTGGCACAAAATACAGAAGCAACCATCACCGCCCTCGACCTTTACGCCGGATCGATCGATAAACTTAACGCAACAGCCGGAAAACTTGGTTTGCAGGACAGGGTAAAAGGTATTGTCGGTTCAATGGATAGTTTGCCGTTTCAGAATGAAGAATTTGATCTTATATGGTCTGAGGGGGCTATTGCCAATATAGGTTTTGAAAAAGGCTTGAATTACTGGAAAGGCTTCCTCAAAAAAGATGGTTATATTGCCGTAACATACGAGTCATGGTTTACCGATGAGCGCCCCGCTGAAATTGAGAAGTGGTGGTTGGACGCAGTTCCTGAGATTGGCACAATAGGGTATAATATTTCCATCATGCAAAAAACAGGCTATATTCCTGTTGCCGCATTTATATTGCCTGAAAATTGCTGGACCGATTATTATTTTATTCCGCAGAAAGCAAGGCAGGAAGAATTCTTGAAAAAGCATGCGGGAAACAAAACCGTTGAGGATATGATTGCATTTATGAGGCGTGAGGCAGAATTGTATTCAAAATACAAACAGTATTATGGATATGTATTTTATATTGGGAAAAAGATGTAA
- a CDS encoding redoxin domain-containing protein, translating into MNELKPGEVISDFTLYDQNLNEVHLHDLKGKKILLAFHPLAWTRGCAKHMQLLEDNFERFQAANALAFGISIDSVHSKKAWARELGIENTLFLADFWPHGQVARMYGMFDEDRGVSQRASIVVGEDMKIRFVKVYETRSLPDIEEIFDALRD; encoded by the coding sequence ATGAACGAGTTGAAACCGGGAGAAGTGATCAGTGATTTTACGCTGTATGACCAGAACCTAAATGAAGTGCATCTGCACGACCTGAAGGGTAAGAAGATACTGCTCGCCTTTCATCCGCTGGCCTGGACCAGGGGATGCGCAAAGCACATGCAGTTACTTGAGGATAATTTCGAAAGATTCCAGGCAGCAAATGCATTGGCCTTTGGCATTAGCATTGATTCCGTGCATTCCAAGAAGGCCTGGGCCAGGGAGCTGGGGATAGAGAACACACTTTTCCTTGCGGATTTCTGGCCTCACGGGCAGGTGGCCAGGATGTACGGGATGTTCGATGAGGACAGGGGAGTGTCTCAGCGGGCCAGCATTGTCGTTGGCGAAGACATGAAGATAAGGTTCGTGAAGGTCTATGAGACCCGTTCGCTGCCGGATATTGAAGAGATATTTGATGCCCTTCGGGACTGA
- a CDS encoding nucleoside 2-deoxyribosyltransferase: MKIFLSVSIRGGRGLLGTYLHMLELLQHHGHEVLSFHVADPRLDEKESLMSEREIYDRDMGFLTVSERVIAEVSTPSTGVGYEICRALQLGLPVLCLHSPHSMVSAMILGNRNERLAVRQYSSLGELESAILDFLAHLCA; the protein is encoded by the coding sequence ATGAAGATATTCCTTTCAGTCTCGATACGCGGCGGCAGAGGACTGCTGGGGACATATCTGCACATGCTGGAACTGTTGCAGCACCACGGGCACGAAGTGCTGAGTTTCCATGTTGCTGATCCCCGGCTCGATGAAAAGGAATCACTGATGAGCGAGCGAGAGATATATGATCGCGATATGGGATTTCTCACAGTGAGCGAACGCGTGATAGCAGAGGTCAGCACGCCATCTACTGGTGTGGGCTATGAGATCTGCCGGGCTCTGCAGCTTGGTCTTCCCGTGCTCTGTCTCCATTCCCCGCATTCCATGGTTTCTGCAATGATACTGGGAAACAGGAATGAAAGGCTCGCAGTAAGGCAGTACTCCTCTTTAGGGGAACTTGAAAGCGCCATCCTGGACTTCCTGGCTCACCTTTGTGCCTGA
- a CDS encoding TetR/AcrR family transcriptional regulator has translation MADTKENILHTALRLFARDGYEAASVSDIAGELGITKGALYKHYKSKRDIFDNIVERMYQMDVERANKYEVPEETFDKSPSAYRNTAVDNIKVFMEAQFHFLTEDEFTSNFRKMLTLEQYRNPEIMELYQKCLVSGPVSYMEDLFREMMEQGIWSKSNPKQLALEFYAPFYLLLGISDTMPDKKEAARLLSAHIERFIEKNSAPREQKE, from the coding sequence ATGGCCGACACAAAAGAAAACATTTTACATACTGCGCTTCGTTTGTTTGCGCGGGATGGATATGAGGCTGCTTCGGTCAGCGATATTGCCGGTGAGCTTGGAATTACAAAAGGGGCTTTATATAAGCACTATAAGAGTAAGCGGGATATATTCGACAACATTGTCGAGCGTATGTATCAGATGGATGTCGAAAGAGCGAACAAGTATGAAGTGCCGGAGGAGACATTTGATAAATCCCCATCCGCATACCGCAATACTGCTGTGGATAACATCAAGGTCTTCATGGAAGCGCAGTTTCATTTTTTGACGGAGGACGAATTTACCAGTAATTTCCGAAAAATGTTGACTTTGGAGCAATACAGAAACCCGGAAATAATGGAACTGTATCAAAAATGCCTTGTAAGCGGGCCGGTCAGCTATATGGAAGACCTATTCCGTGAAATGATGGAGCAAGGTATTTGGAGCAAAAGCAATCCAAAACAGCTTGCGCTTGAGTTTTATGCACCGTTTTATTTGTTGTTAGGCATCTCAGATACAATGCCTGACAAGAAAGAGGCCGCTAGGCTATTATCAGCGCACATTGAGCGATTTATAGAAAAAAACTCCGCCCCACGGGAACAAAAGGAGTAA
- a CDS encoding DUF3656 domain-containing U32 family peptidase — protein sequence MTILKPELLAPAGNMASLTAAVENGADAVYLGVKDFSARAYAGNFTMEEFREALDYAHLRGVKIYVTLNTLIKDTETETAVKLMQTLDELGADAIIIQDIGLLSLAREFVPEMPVHASTQMTIHNTEGVRFLQDMGVSRVVLAREMSLDEIRTLRQETGMEIETFIHGALCICYSGQCLMSSVIGGRSGNRGHCAQPCRKKYSLMEGTKRLDTRGSFLLSPKDLNISAILPELMEAGISSFKIEGRMKRPEYVAGVVRIYRRLIDRYAENPEGYFVSDEEDTQLAQLFNREFTAGYFKGNPAGKLMSRERPYNRGVPAGKVIGYDRKARTLNLELQGILRISDGIGFEEEEDSGTVVQAMYSGGKPVREAAKGSFVSIPFDIPLRTGTRIYRTFDSSFMKELQSSFETTGMRRKVPVYMKAEASVGEPFIVTLRDGDGNTAIARSDYIIENALNKSTCREDIHKQMDRLGNTVFEARRIDIDMGEDGLFIPIREMNEARNKAAAGLERLRTEGRRRKSHPAYVPITEASAAPAAGKTLLAVSFSTMESLGQAISGGADILYYDPELSVTNIEISPQDIVARARDAHVPVYFHTPLIVKDTEMRDLEHAMAAANEAGFEGVIAANMGVLRMALARRIRTVADSSLNIFNRQAASVLSERGAEMLVLSPEMNFEQIKEVSRGTATECIVHGRLKVMESEHCLVAALAGSDALPASDNGRNVFSLRDERGFSFPVTTNSKGRTSVFNSKELCLLEDIPKLVDAGVSRLRVDVRMTGVEATGQLVKAYRDAIDSYYYKRRAGCRNCRDFGTDFTRGHYHRGVL from the coding sequence ATGACGATACTCAAACCCGAACTTCTTGCCCCTGCCGGGAATATGGCATCTCTCACTGCAGCAGTTGAGAACGGCGCTGATGCTGTTTACCTGGGAGTGAAGGATTTCAGTGCAAGGGCGTATGCAGGCAATTTCACCATGGAGGAATTCAGAGAGGCTCTCGATTATGCCCACCTGCGGGGAGTTAAGATTTACGTCACCCTTAATACCCTCATAAAGGATACTGAGACAGAGACGGCTGTAAAGCTGATGCAGACCCTGGACGAGCTAGGTGCGGATGCCATTATCATCCAGGATATCGGGCTCCTGTCACTTGCAAGGGAATTCGTGCCCGAAATGCCGGTCCACGCCAGCACCCAGATGACCATCCATAACACTGAAGGAGTGCGCTTCCTGCAGGATATGGGAGTGAGCCGGGTGGTGCTCGCAAGAGAGATGTCGCTGGACGAGATCAGGACCCTAAGGCAGGAAACAGGCATGGAGATAGAGACTTTTATCCATGGTGCCCTGTGCATCTGCTATTCCGGCCAGTGCCTGATGAGCAGCGTGATAGGAGGCCGGAGCGGTAACCGGGGGCATTGCGCCCAGCCCTGCAGGAAAAAATACAGTCTCATGGAAGGCACCAAGAGGCTCGACACCCGGGGAAGCTTCCTCCTGAGCCCCAAAGACCTTAACATATCCGCGATACTCCCTGAACTCATGGAAGCAGGCATCTCTTCCTTCAAAATAGAGGGCCGCATGAAGCGCCCTGAGTATGTTGCAGGCGTAGTGAGGATATACCGCCGCCTGATAGACAGGTACGCAGAGAATCCGGAGGGATACTTCGTGTCCGATGAGGAGGACACACAGCTTGCTCAGCTCTTCAACAGGGAGTTCACTGCAGGATATTTCAAAGGCAATCCCGCAGGCAAGCTCATGAGCAGGGAAAGGCCTTATAACAGGGGAGTGCCGGCAGGCAAGGTCATCGGATACGACCGAAAAGCGAGGACTCTTAATCTTGAACTTCAAGGGATCCTGCGAATCAGCGACGGCATTGGCTTTGAAGAAGAAGAGGATTCCGGTACTGTTGTACAGGCCATGTACAGCGGAGGAAAGCCTGTAAGGGAAGCAGCTAAAGGCTCTTTCGTTTCAATACCCTTCGATATTCCCCTGAGGACGGGCACGAGGATATACAGGACATTTGACAGCTCATTTATGAAAGAGCTGCAGAGCTCATTTGAAACCACCGGCATGCGCAGGAAAGTGCCTGTATACATGAAGGCAGAGGCATCCGTGGGTGAGCCCTTCATTGTGACACTCAGGGATGGGGATGGCAATACTGCCATTGCCAGATCTGATTACATCATCGAGAACGCCTTAAATAAATCAACCTGCAGGGAGGACATACACAAACAGATGGACAGGCTAGGCAACACCGTATTTGAGGCGAGGCGCATTGATATAGATATGGGAGAAGACGGCCTTTTCATACCTATCCGGGAAATGAACGAGGCCAGGAACAAGGCCGCTGCCGGGCTGGAAAGACTCAGGACGGAAGGCCGCAGAAGGAAAAGCCATCCTGCATATGTCCCAATAACAGAAGCATCCGCTGCACCAGCCGCGGGAAAAACACTCCTTGCGGTCAGCTTCAGTACGATGGAAAGCCTCGGGCAGGCCATATCAGGAGGTGCAGACATCCTCTACTATGACCCGGAGCTATCTGTCACTAACATAGAAATCAGCCCCCAGGACATTGTTGCGCGTGCGAGAGACGCGCATGTACCGGTTTATTTCCATACGCCACTTATTGTAAAGGATACGGAGATGCGCGATCTTGAACATGCTATGGCTGCTGCCAATGAAGCAGGATTTGAAGGGGTCATCGCTGCAAATATGGGTGTCCTGCGGATGGCGTTAGCGCGGAGGATCAGAACCGTTGCGGACAGCTCCCTTAATATATTCAACAGGCAGGCTGCCTCAGTTCTCAGTGAGAGGGGAGCTGAAATGCTTGTACTTTCCCCGGAGATGAACTTCGAGCAGATAAAGGAGGTGAGTCGCGGCACAGCCACTGAGTGCATAGTCCATGGCAGGCTGAAGGTCATGGAATCCGAGCACTGCCTGGTTGCCGCCCTGGCAGGATCAGACGCGCTACCTGCTTCAGATAATGGCAGGAACGTGTTCTCACTCAGGGACGAGAGGGGATTTTCTTTCCCGGTCACCACCAACAGTAAAGGAAGAACGAGTGTCTTCAACTCAAAGGAGCTATGCCTGCTGGAAGATATACCCAAGCTCGTTGATGCAGGTGTTTCCAGATTGAGGGTCGATGTAAGAATGACAGGGGTTGAGGCCACAGGGCAGCTTGTGAAAGCATACAGGGATGCCATTGATTCATATTACTATAAACGCCGGGCAGGATGCCGGAATTGCCGGGACTTCGGGACGGACTTTACCAGAGGACATTACCACAGAGGAGTATTATGA
- a CDS encoding metal-dependent transcriptional regulator produces MHPERTDQYLETIFLLIRRNNAPARTTQIAAEMGVSPPSVTEMIQRLSEAGLVDYKPYYGVELTEPGEAQAKRIRHSNRVLRRFLTTVLGIEPETARKEANILQHNTSETVLEHICQYMRHREFCPKCEHPIGSGCCKFSQ; encoded by the coding sequence ATGCATCCTGAACGTACAGATCAATATCTTGAAACGATCTTTCTCCTGATAAGAAGGAATAATGCTCCTGCAAGAACCACGCAGATAGCTGCGGAGATGGGAGTGTCACCCCCGAGTGTTACAGAGATGATACAGCGGCTCTCTGAAGCAGGACTTGTGGACTATAAACCATATTATGGAGTGGAACTGACCGAGCCAGGGGAGGCACAGGCAAAGAGAATAAGACACAGCAACCGCGTGCTTAGGCGCTTTCTTACAACAGTATTGGGGATAGAACCAGAGACTGCAAGAAAGGAAGCGAACATACTTCAGCATAACACTTCAGAGACAGTGCTTGAACATATATGCCAGTACATGCGACATAGAGAATTCTGTCCTAAGTGTGAACACCCTATAGGATCAGGATGTTGTAAATTCTCCCAGTAA
- a CDS encoding pro-sigmaK processing inhibitor BofA family protein, with the protein MVTMMSEIFILLIAIIVAVILYKVLKTATKMAINAVLGLLVLFIANAVLGLGIAYTWLVILVCAIAGVVGALLMIILSYLGIAF; encoded by the coding sequence ATGGTAACTATGATGAGTGAGATATTCATATTGTTAATAGCGATTATAGTTGCAGTTATCCTGTACAAGGTACTGAAAACTGCTACAAAGATGGCAATAAATGCAGTTCTGGGACTTCTCGTGCTCTTTATTGCAAACGCAGTGCTGGGGCTTGGAATAGCCTACACATGGTTAGTCATTCTTGTATGCGCCATCGCAGGAGTCGTTGGTGCCCTGCTAATGATAATATTGAGCTACCTTGGTATTGCCTTTTGA